The Arachis hypogaea cultivar Tifrunner chromosome 19, arahy.Tifrunner.gnm2.J5K5, whole genome shotgun sequence genome has a window encoding:
- the LOC112778896 gene encoding uncharacterized protein: MNAIDEATMLEMLMIYRQNQAHVPILKLYVEFEQLGNTHEADESLLSGEDNIDWKENNSDSEEEFLANNDMLGGNDGGNKSHPEREVHGSINTIASRYSFDVPFFMRALDLDAMHAPEFAEFANPSIPFVQDGEFAVGMEFGSREDMVMAIRRYTLSKGVDYRVYESEPLTFYAKYLQYGRGSDWLIQASLIQRKCCWKIRRYNESHMCTMGMISQDHSKLDSDTIADAIRPLVEVDPSLKARLVIADVQSKFNYTISYRKAWLAKQKSIAKMFGSWKVSYESFPAWCMAMCAQNPGSMVQQDTTPAYHGSEVEEGIKIMHRVDGTHLYGKYKGALLVVVSQDGNKNIVPLAFAIVEGKTADVWYFFQNNLRRNVVRRDGVGIISDWHDSISAAMARCNDSWSPPRAFHPFCVRHIASNFLRRFNSPYLQKLIGVRRQNNN; the protein is encoded by the exons ATGAATGCGATTGATGAAGCCACTATGCTTGAAATGTTAATGATTTATAGACAGAATCAAGCTCATGTGCCAATCCTGAagttgtatgttgagttcgaGCAATTGGGTAATACCCACGAAGCAGATGAATCGTTGCTAAGTGGAGAAGACAACATAGACTGGAAAGAAAACAATAGTGATAGTGAAGAAGAGTTCTTAGCCAACAATGACATGTTGGGAGGAAACGACGGAGGGAACAAGAGTCATCCTGAAAGGGAAGTTCATGGTTCAATAAACACGATCGCAAGCCGATATTCATTCGATGTGCCATTTTTCATGCGTGCTTTGGACCTCGACGCTATGCACGCACCAGAATTTGCTGAGTTTGCAAATCCAA GCATTCCCTTTGTGCAAGATGGTGAGTTTGCTGTTGGAATGGAATTTGGTTCTAGGGAGGATATGGTCATGGCAATTAGGAGGTATACCCTTTCTAAAGGGGTCGATTACAGGGTCTACGAGTCTGAGCCTCTGACGTTTTATGCAAAGTACCTGCAGTATGGTAGAGGTTCTGATTGGCTAATTCAGGCTAGTTTGATTCAACGAAAGTGTTGTTGGAAAATTAGGCGATACAATGAAAGTCATATGTGTACTATGGGAATGATTTCTCAAGACCATTCAAAATTGGATTCAGACACAATTGCGGATGCTATCAGGCCTCTAGTTGAAGTCGACCCATCCTTGAAGGCCCGACTCGTCATTGCAGATGTTCAATCGAAGTTCAACTATACTATAAGTTATCGCAAAGCTTGGTTGGCAAAACAAAAGTCAATTGCAAAAATGTTTGGTAGTTGGAAAGTTTCTTATGAGTCTTTTCCTGCATGGTGTATGGCAATGTGTGCTCAGAACCCAGGATCCATGGTTCAGCAAGATACTACACCAGCATATCATGGATCTGAAGTGGAGGAAGGCATCAAAATAATGCATCGA GTTGATGGCACACATCTGTATGGTAAATACAAAGGAGCTCTATTGGTTGTTGTGTCTCAAGATGGAAACAAAAATATTGTGCCACTTGCTTTTGCCATTGTTGAAGGAAAGACTGCCGATGTATGgtattttttccaaaataatctACGGAGGAATGTCGTCAGGAGGGATGGTGTAGGTATTATTTCTGATTGGCACGACTCTATTAGCGCAGCGATGGCTAGATGTAACGATTCGTGGAGTCCTCCGAGGGCATTTCATCCTTTCTGTGTGAGGCATATCGCATCAAACTTCTTACGAAGATTCAACTCACCGTACTTGCAGAAACTCATT GGTGTTCGAAGACAGAACAACaattag